The proteins below are encoded in one region of Parambassis ranga unplaced genomic scaffold, fParRan2.1 scaffold_21_arrow_ctg1, whole genome shotgun sequence:
- the LOC114429926 gene encoding mitochondrial ubiquitin ligase activator of nfkb 1-A-like has product MYRKKKKTADELDNASHINIDGNLKDTLEVTPGARLQYAVVEGVVEPVGEPLRSQCHEDIVGVVHKVEVTEPRLGLSSLYSALFKSHQQVTSVPFVLRGSDGTAVQVHCPLKASGLNMEMLYKRFLQVSHGFSVLGWYFSGVKSYSRLETEEMLRVGTRVTGVGQLTLDPDGTLNLRPPSDGSKYFLSMADYDTLRKQYSAATKAWKRFAVIFALAGAAALYLHGKLR; this is encoded by the exons ATgtatagaaagaagaagaagacagcagatgagcttgat AATGCCTCCCACATCAACATAGATGGAAACCTTAAAGACACTTTGGAGGTTACACCAGGAGCACGTCTGCAGTATGCTGTTGTTGAAG GTGTTGTGGAGCCTGTAGGCGAGCCACTGAGGAGTCAGTGTCATGAAGACATTGTTGGTGTGGTGCACAAAGTGGAAGTCACAGAGCCCAGGCTGGGATTGAGCAGCCTTTACTCTGCTCTTTTCAAGAGTCATCAACAAGTGACATCGGTGCCCTTCGTATTAAGGGGTTCGGATGGGACTGCAGTCCAAGTCCATTGTCCACTGAAGgcctctggactgaacatggagatGTTGTACAAGAGGTTTCTCCAGGTCAGCCATGGATTCAGTGTTCTTGGATGGTATTTCAGCGGGGTGAAGTCCTACAGTCGACTGGAGACCGAGGAAATGCTTAGA GTGGGCACACGTGTTACTGGTGTAGGCCAGCTGACGCTGGACCCAGATGGCACCCTGAATCTTAGACCCCCTTCTGATGGATCTAAGTACTTTCTGAGCATGGCAGACTATGACACTTTACGAAAACAATACAGCGCTGCGACCAAAGCGTGGAAGCGTTTTGCTGTTATATTTGCTTTAGCCGGTGCAGCGGCACTCTACCTACATGGAAAGCTTCGCTGA
- the LOC114429927 gene encoding mitochondrial ubiquitin ligase activator of nfkb 1-A-like has translation MAKFCLGFSLTEALCLGAGLAVSGLCYYMYRKKKKTADELDNASHINIDGNLKDTLEVTPGARLQYAVVEGVVEPVGEPLRSQCHEDIVGVVHKVEVTEPRLGLSSLYSALFKSHDKPVLHKQVTSVPFVLRGSDGTAVQVHCPLKASGLNMEMLYKRFLQVSHGFSVLGWYFSGVKSYSRLETEEMLRVGTRVTGVGQLTLDPDGTLNLRPPSDGSKYFLSMADYDTLRKQYSAATKAWKRFAVIFALAGAAALYYTESFADSVTTKGGNPVEDGENNQENICHLPLSAM, from the exons ATGGCGAAATTCTGTCTCGGTTTTTCACTGACAGAGGCACTGTGTCTTGGGGCCGGCTTGGCTGTTTCAGGCCTTTGCTACTATATgtatagaaagaagaagaagacagcagatgagcttgat AATGCCTCCCACATCAACATAGATGGAAACCTTAAAGACACTTTGGAGGTTACACCAGGAGCACGTCTGCAGTATGCTGTTGTTGAAG GTGTTGTGGAGCCTGTAGGCGAGCCACTGAGGAGTCAGTGTCATGAAGACATTGTTGGTGTGGTGCACAAAGTGGAAGTCACAGAGCCCAGGCTGGGATTGAGCAGCCTTTACTCTGCTCTTTTCAAGAGTCATGATAAGCCAGTCTTGCACAAACAAGTGACATCGGTGCCCTTCGTATTAAGGGGTTCGGATGGGACTGCAGTCCAAGTCCATTGTCCACTGAAGgcctctggactgaacatggagatGTTGTACAAGAGGTTTCTCCAGGTCAGCCATGGATTCAGTGTTCTTGGATGGTATTTCAGCGGGGTGAAGTCCTACAGTCGACTGGAGACCGAGGAAATGCTTAGA GTGGGCACACGTGTTACTGGTGTAGGCCAGCTGACGCTGGACCCAGATGGCACCCTGAATCTTAGACCCCCTTCTGATGGATCTAAGTACTTTCTGAGCATGGCAGACTATGACACTTTACGAAAACAATACAGCGCTGCGACCAAAGCGTGGAAGCGTTTTGCTGTTATATTTGCTTTAGCCGGTGCAGCGGCACTCTACTACACGGAAAGCTTCGCTGACAGCGTGACAACGAAAGGAGGGAATCCTGTTGAAGATGGGGAAAATAATCAGGAGAACATCTGtcatctgcctctctcagcCATGTAA